One window of Vibrio sinaloensis genomic DNA carries:
- the lysS gene encoding lysine--tRNA ligase: MTDAVQNDNAQEGISPEENKLIAERRAKLDEIRKSCKANGHPNDFRRDALAGDLQKEFGEKTKEELEALNHVVAIAGRIMAKRGPFLVIQETSGRIQAYAAKEVQKQLKEKYQGLDIGDIIGVKGALHKSGKGDLYVNMEEYELLTKALRPLPEKFHGLTDQEMRYRQRYVDLIVNEDSRQAFIIRSKLVSSIRNFMSSKGYLEVETPMMHVIPGGATARPFITHHNALDIDMYLRVAPELYLKRLVVGGFDRVFEINRNFRNEGLSPRHNPEFTMMEFYQAYADYKDLMDLTEEMLSTVAMDVLGSTSMPYGEETVEFGGKYARMSMFEAIKHYNPDHAQIQALTEADLTDRDKMVAIAKSVHVEVEPFWTCGQLLEEIFGETAEPQLIQPTFITGYPADISPLARRSDDNPFFTDRFEFFIGGREVANGFSELNDAEDQDARFKAQVDAKDAGDDEAMYYDADYITALEHGLPPTAGQGIGIDRLAMLFTNTHTIRDVILFPAMRPQA, encoded by the coding sequence ATGACTGATGCTGTTCAAAACGACAACGCACAAGAAGGCATTTCGCCTGAAGAAAACAAGCTCATTGCAGAGCGTCGCGCGAAACTAGACGAAATTCGCAAGAGCTGCAAAGCAAACGGCCACCCAAACGACTTCCGTCGTGACGCATTAGCGGGCGACCTGCAAAAAGAGTTCGGTGAAAAGACCAAGGAAGAGCTAGAAGCGCTTAACCACGTTGTAGCGATCGCGGGTCGCATTATGGCCAAGCGTGGCCCTTTCCTTGTTATTCAAGAAACGTCTGGCCGAATTCAAGCCTACGCTGCGAAAGAGGTTCAAAAGCAGCTGAAAGAGAAATATCAAGGTCTTGATATCGGTGACATCATCGGTGTGAAAGGTGCGCTGCACAAGTCTGGTAAAGGCGATCTTTACGTGAACATGGAAGAGTATGAGTTGCTGACCAAAGCGCTGCGTCCTCTTCCTGAGAAGTTCCACGGTCTGACTGACCAAGAGATGCGTTACCGTCAGCGTTATGTAGATTTGATCGTGAATGAAGATTCACGTCAGGCCTTTATCATTCGCTCTAAGCTGGTGTCTTCAATTCGTAACTTCATGAGCTCAAAAGGCTACCTTGAAGTGGAAACGCCTATGATGCACGTGATCCCTGGTGGTGCGACGGCTCGTCCATTTATCACCCATCACAATGCGCTCGACATCGACATGTACCTGCGTGTTGCACCAGAGCTTTACCTAAAACGTCTTGTTGTTGGTGGCTTTGATCGCGTGTTCGAGATCAACCGTAACTTCCGTAACGAAGGTCTATCACCACGCCATAACCCAGAATTCACTATGATGGAGTTCTACCAAGCGTATGCAGACTACAAAGATCTGATGGATCTGACGGAAGAGATGCTGAGCACGGTAGCGATGGACGTGTTGGGTTCAACCTCTATGCCTTACGGTGAGGAAACTGTTGAGTTTGGTGGTAAGTACGCGCGTATGAGCATGTTTGAAGCGATCAAACACTACAACCCAGATCATGCTCAAATTCAAGCGCTAACAGAAGCAGACCTGACTGACCGTGACAAGATGGTTGCGATTGCCAAGTCAGTGCATGTTGAAGTGGAACCATTCTGGACCTGTGGCCAGCTATTGGAAGAGATCTTCGGTGAAACGGCTGAACCACAACTGATTCAACCAACCTTCATCACTGGCTACCCAGCAGATATCTCGCCATTGGCGCGTCGTAGCGATGACAACCCATTCTTCACTGACCGTTTCGAGTTCTTCATCGGTGGTCGTGAAGTGGCAAACGGCTTCTCGGAGCTTAACGATGCAGAAGACCAAGACGCGCGCTTTAAAGCGCAGGTTGATGCGAAAGACGCTGGTGATGATGAAGCCATGTACTACGATGCTGACTACATCACAGCACTTGAGCACGGCCTACCGCCAACAGCGGGTCAAGGCATCGGTATCGACCGTCTAGCGATGTTGTTCACCAACACCCACACGATTCGTGACGTAATCCTATTCCCTGCGATGCGTCCACAAGCGTAA
- a CDS encoding NADP(H)-dependent aldo-keto reductase gives MQYNKLPHSTLEVSKICLGTMTFGEQNTEQQAFSQLDYALERGVNFIDTAEMYPVPPKAQTQGLTEQYIGNWLTKSGKREKVVLATKVAGPRNVPYIRDNMSLDRRNIHLAIDDSLKRLQTDYVDLYQLHWPQRQTNCFGQLNYPYPDEQQEVTLIETLEALSDLIKAGKVRYIGVSNETPWGVMSLLRLAEKHDLPRIVSIQNPYNLLNRSFEVGLSEISHYEGVQLLAYSPLAFGCLSGKYLNGARPEGARCSLFERFVRYFTPQGEQATKAYVQLAQEHGLDPAQMALAFVNQRPFVAANIIGATNLDQLKANIDSLDVVLTDELLQGIQEIGTTYSNPCP, from the coding sequence ATGCAATACAACAAGTTACCTCACTCAACTTTAGAAGTAAGTAAGATCTGTCTTGGCACCATGACCTTTGGTGAACAAAACACAGAGCAACAAGCCTTCAGTCAACTCGACTATGCTCTTGAACGTGGTGTCAATTTCATCGACACCGCGGAGATGTATCCAGTTCCACCTAAAGCACAAACCCAAGGCCTCACTGAGCAGTACATTGGTAACTGGCTAACCAAATCGGGGAAGCGCGAAAAAGTGGTACTCGCGACCAAAGTCGCCGGCCCACGCAATGTGCCCTACATTCGTGACAACATGAGTCTAGATCGACGCAATATTCATTTGGCAATCGATGATAGCTTAAAACGACTGCAAACCGACTATGTCGACCTGTACCAACTGCACTGGCCGCAGCGTCAAACTAACTGCTTTGGTCAGCTCAATTATCCGTACCCAGATGAGCAACAAGAGGTGACATTGATTGAGACGCTAGAGGCGCTATCGGATCTTATCAAGGCAGGCAAGGTTCGTTATATCGGTGTGTCCAATGAAACACCTTGGGGCGTCATGTCACTGCTACGTCTGGCCGAGAAACACGACCTGCCGCGCATTGTCTCAATTCAAAACCCTTACAACCTGCTCAATCGCAGCTTTGAAGTTGGGCTGTCGGAAATCAGTCATTATGAAGGGGTACAACTGCTTGCTTATTCGCCGCTGGCATTTGGCTGCCTAAGTGGTAAATATCTCAATGGAGCGCGACCTGAAGGCGCTAGATGTTCACTGTTCGAACGCTTTGTGCGCTACTTTACGCCTCAAGGTGAGCAAGCGACGAAAGCGTATGTCCAGCTGGCTCAAGAGCATGGACTGGACCCTGCTCAAATGGCATTAGCGTTTGTGAATCAGCGTCCGTTTGTCGCCGCCAACATTATTGGAGCGACAAATCTGGATCAGCTCAAAGCGAATATTGATAGTTTAGATGTCGTATTAACCGATGAGTTGCTTCAAGGTATTCAAGAGATTGGGACGACGTACTCCAATCCTTGTCCATAG
- the vpsR gene encoding sigma-54-dependent transcriptional regulator (Not actually a response regulator, but instead a cyclic-di-GMP-binding transcription factor.), translated as MGSQFRMDSVPGSLVVVGGTYEPWLSVLEQVGWRCTQCGDLRKADALFTETGPCIGIVDLSHDEFSLNGIANLVSKHKQVRWLAFIRESQLSSDTICQFIVNFCIDFFTAPIPDAQLLSTIGHQLGMLKLEKKVWPHYGNQSDMGLIGDSIPVKRLRDQIKRIGPTDVSILIYGESGTGKETVARAVHRTSARANNEFISVNCRAMSERRIESDLFGINREDHSEPSILEKADGGTILLNDILTLPRSQQYNLLRFLQEGMVDTVNGRKEVDVRVLAANSADIEKALIDGDFNEELYHYINVLRISVPSLKERAGDVAILARHFLQEYSKEYNAQARSFTEEASRALTRYHWPGNVRELMNQIKRVVLMSDTVMLDECHLDLPKRSDNRRSLKSIRERSERDALLLVLESHSGQVSMAAKELGVSRATMYRLLNKHNLISDIPV; from the coding sequence ATGGGTAGTCAATTCCGAATGGATTCCGTTCCCGGTTCTTTGGTTGTCGTAGGGGGAACCTACGAACCATGGTTGTCTGTACTTGAACAAGTCGGTTGGCGATGTACTCAATGTGGCGATTTACGTAAAGCAGATGCCCTTTTTACTGAAACCGGGCCCTGTATCGGTATTGTCGATTTAAGCCACGATGAATTCAGCCTCAACGGTATTGCTAACCTAGTGAGCAAGCACAAACAAGTGCGTTGGCTCGCTTTTATCCGAGAATCGCAGCTGAGCTCGGATACCATTTGTCAGTTTATCGTGAACTTCTGTATCGACTTTTTTACCGCACCTATCCCAGATGCTCAGCTACTTAGCACTATTGGTCATCAGCTAGGTATGCTCAAGCTTGAGAAGAAAGTGTGGCCACATTACGGCAACCAGAGTGATATGGGGCTGATTGGAGACTCCATACCAGTCAAACGGCTACGTGACCAAATCAAGCGTATTGGTCCAACCGATGTCAGTATTCTGATTTACGGCGAAAGTGGTACTGGCAAAGAGACGGTGGCGCGCGCCGTCCATCGCACTTCTGCTCGAGCGAATAACGAGTTTATTTCGGTTAACTGCCGCGCCATGTCTGAGCGGCGGATTGAAAGCGATCTGTTTGGCATTAACCGTGAAGATCACAGTGAACCATCCATCCTTGAGAAAGCCGATGGTGGCACCATTTTACTTAATGATATTTTGACCTTACCGAGGTCGCAGCAGTACAACTTGCTGCGTTTCCTGCAAGAGGGAATGGTAGATACCGTAAATGGACGCAAAGAGGTGGATGTTCGAGTGTTGGCGGCGAACTCTGCGGATATTGAAAAAGCGCTCATCGACGGCGATTTCAATGAGGAGCTATACCACTACATCAATGTGCTGCGTATTAGTGTCCCAAGCTTGAAAGAACGTGCTGGTGATGTGGCCATTCTGGCCCGACACTTTTTGCAAGAGTACTCTAAGGAGTACAACGCACAGGCGCGCAGCTTTACTGAAGAAGCTAGCCGAGCGCTGACACGCTATCACTGGCCAGGTAACGTTCGTGAGCTGATGAACCAGATTAAGCGCGTGGTATTAATGTCAGATACCGTCATGCTCGATGAGTGTCATTTAGATTTACCTAAACGCAGCGACAATCGACGCAGTTTAAAAAGCATTCGTGAGCGCAGTGAGCGGGATGCGCTGCTTCTGGTACTCGAGTCGCACTCTGGGCAAGTTTCGATGGCTGCCAAAGAACTGGGTGTATCGCGTGCAACTATGTATCGTTTGTTAAACAAGCACAACCTGATTTCAGACATCCCTGTGTAA
- the ptsP gene encoding phosphoenolpyruvate--protein phosphotransferase, whose translation MLSQLREIVEQVSKVDEVHQALDILVKQTCSAMSTECCTVYLANEEMQRLELMATQGLRFKGDKIHIRFNEGLVGLVKRSAEPLNLAEASKHPNFKYFSELGEEIYQSFLGTPIIYRKQVLGVLVVQQKTPRLFDEMEESFLVTLAAQLAVIIAHAQTQGHWRLEKKQQAIKGVPASSGVAIGEFWWDDTQPDLANVYPASTLDIELEQEWLLLAIEEALNDFRRMRKKLDSEINKDALAIFDLFTHLLNDPMLRKDLKAQIQKGDRADWALRQVVESYSNRFARMSDVYLRERAQDIRELGQRLLFFLHNTAQDRQVLEKPVILVVRELTASLLASVPKEKLLAVISLEGAANSHAAILSRALGIPAVMGVSLNLKAINGKQGIVDGYSGKILVSPSRQLLREYRALANEERELANMVNQRIEEPAFTKDGERIEVMLNAGLSADANIAINQGVDGVGLYRTEISFLLQHRFPSEEEQTQQYQAVLNSYPEKRVVMRTLDVGGDKALPYLPIEEDNPFLGWRGIRFTLDHPDIFLMQIRAMMRASATHQNLSILLPMVSGAQELDDAINLIERAYQEVSELNDRVKMPEIGVMIEVPSMIYLLPLIAEKVDFVSIGTNDLTQYLLAVDRNNARVADVYESMHPSVIMALRHIHQTCQQLGLPVCICGELAGDPIGALLMVGLGYRSLSMNTSNVAKVKYLLRHTEVNELQQLADRALMQPYGHNIYTMMQGFFEQKGFAGFIRAGNK comes from the coding sequence ATGCTTTCTCAACTAAGGGAAATAGTTGAACAAGTGTCTAAAGTTGATGAAGTTCATCAGGCTTTGGATATTTTGGTAAAACAAACATGCAGTGCGATGAGTACTGAATGTTGTACTGTCTATCTTGCCAATGAAGAGATGCAGCGCCTTGAGTTAATGGCGACTCAAGGGCTACGTTTCAAAGGCGATAAGATCCATATCCGCTTCAATGAAGGTCTGGTCGGTTTGGTGAAGCGCAGCGCCGAACCTCTCAACTTAGCTGAAGCGTCAAAGCATCCTAATTTTAAGTACTTCTCAGAACTTGGCGAAGAGATCTATCAAAGCTTTCTCGGTACGCCGATCATTTATCGCAAACAGGTATTGGGCGTGTTGGTTGTTCAACAAAAAACACCGCGTCTGTTTGATGAAATGGAAGAGTCTTTTCTGGTGACGTTGGCGGCTCAGCTCGCCGTCATTATTGCTCACGCACAAACACAAGGCCATTGGCGTCTCGAGAAAAAGCAGCAAGCCATAAAGGGCGTCCCCGCCTCTTCAGGGGTCGCGATCGGTGAGTTTTGGTGGGACGATACCCAGCCGGATCTTGCCAATGTCTACCCTGCGTCAACCCTGGATATTGAACTCGAGCAAGAGTGGCTGTTGCTGGCCATCGAAGAGGCGCTAAACGATTTTCGTCGTATGCGTAAAAAGCTCGACAGTGAAATAAACAAAGACGCGTTGGCGATCTTTGATCTTTTCACCCACTTGCTCAACGACCCTATGTTGCGCAAGGATCTCAAAGCACAAATTCAAAAAGGCGATCGCGCAGACTGGGCTTTACGTCAAGTGGTTGAGTCTTACTCTAACCGTTTTGCGCGCATGTCCGATGTGTATCTGCGAGAGCGGGCTCAAGATATTCGCGAGCTCGGCCAGCGTCTATTGTTCTTTTTGCACAATACAGCGCAAGACCGTCAAGTACTCGAAAAACCCGTGATTCTAGTGGTTCGAGAGCTGACAGCATCGCTTCTTGCTTCGGTGCCCAAAGAGAAATTGCTGGCGGTGATTTCGCTTGAAGGGGCGGCTAACTCGCATGCGGCGATTCTATCTAGAGCGCTAGGTATTCCTGCGGTTATGGGCGTGAGTCTCAATTTAAAAGCGATCAACGGAAAACAAGGTATTGTTGATGGTTACAGCGGCAAAATCTTGGTTTCACCGAGTCGCCAGTTACTGCGTGAATATCGAGCCTTAGCCAACGAAGAGCGAGAGTTGGCCAACATGGTCAATCAACGCATTGAAGAGCCCGCCTTTACCAAAGATGGTGAGCGGATCGAGGTCATGCTTAACGCAGGACTGAGCGCCGACGCCAACATTGCGATTAATCAGGGTGTAGATGGGGTCGGCTTGTATCGAACCGAAATTTCGTTTTTGCTCCAGCACCGTTTTCCCTCGGAAGAAGAGCAGACTCAGCAGTATCAAGCGGTACTCAACAGTTACCCAGAGAAACGGGTGGTGATGAGAACCTTAGACGTTGGAGGGGACAAGGCACTGCCTTACTTACCGATTGAAGAGGACAACCCTTTCTTGGGATGGCGTGGCATTCGTTTTACCCTCGATCACCCGGATATTTTCCTGATGCAGATACGGGCGATGATGCGCGCCAGTGCCACTCATCAAAACTTAAGTATTTTGCTGCCTATGGTTTCGGGTGCTCAGGAGTTAGACGATGCGATCAACTTGATTGAGCGTGCTTATCAAGAAGTGTCAGAGCTTAATGATAGGGTCAAGATGCCTGAGATTGGGGTAATGATAGAAGTCCCTTCGATGATCTATCTTTTGCCTTTGATTGCCGAAAAGGTCGACTTTGTCTCTATCGGTACCAATGACCTTACTCAGTATCTACTCGCCGTGGATCGCAATAATGCGCGGGTGGCCGACGTGTACGAATCGATGCATCCCTCTGTGATTATGGCCTTGCGTCATATCCATCAAACTTGCCAGCAACTAGGGCTGCCGGTTTGTATTTGTGGTGAACTCGCAGGCGATCCGATTGGTGCGCTGTTGATGGTTGGGCTTGGCTATCGCAGCCTGAGTATGAACACCTCGAACGTCGCCAAAGTGAAATACCTGCTGCGTCATACCGAAGTTAATGAGTTACAACAACTTGCTGACAGAGCCTTGATGCAACCCTATGGACATAACATTTATACTATGATGCAAGGCTTTTTCGAACAGAAAGGCTTTGCCGGCTTTATTCGCGCGGGTAACAAATAA
- a CDS encoding sulfite exporter TauE/SafE family protein — protein sequence MSLELLFSFMLLGAFVGVMAGLLGIGGGLIVVPALLFLLPMAGIDAEISMQIALATSLASIIATSGSSALNHFKLGNVDMFVVKWLMPGVVIGGFLGANLAEWIPSQYLPKVFGVIVLLLAIQMLFSIRGTTSKQMPSSGATMVYGTGIGVVSSLAGIGGGSLSVPFLNRHGIEMRKAVGSSSVCGCMIAIAGMLGFILHGYKVESLPAYSVGYVYLPALIAIASTSMLTTRIGARLATSLPTPTLKKIFALFLIFVAGTMLL from the coding sequence GTGTCGTTAGAATTACTATTTTCATTTATGTTGCTCGGCGCTTTTGTTGGGGTGATGGCTGGCTTACTCGGCATTGGTGGTGGCTTGATTGTGGTGCCTGCATTGCTATTTTTGCTGCCGATGGCTGGCATTGATGCTGAAATCAGTATGCAGATTGCATTGGCAACCTCCTTGGCCTCGATTATCGCGACTTCAGGCTCTTCTGCACTCAATCATTTTAAACTGGGCAATGTCGACATGTTTGTGGTTAAGTGGCTGATGCCGGGTGTGGTCATCGGTGGCTTTTTGGGCGCTAATCTGGCTGAATGGATTCCGTCGCAATACTTACCTAAGGTGTTTGGTGTGATTGTACTATTGCTGGCGATTCAAATGTTGTTTTCGATTCGAGGTACCACTTCAAAGCAGATGCCAAGTAGTGGGGCCACTATGGTCTACGGCACCGGCATCGGTGTTGTCTCGAGTTTGGCCGGAATCGGCGGTGGTTCGCTCTCGGTACCATTTTTGAATCGTCATGGCATTGAGATGCGTAAAGCGGTCGGGTCGTCGTCGGTGTGTGGTTGTATGATTGCTATCGCAGGGATGTTGGGCTTTATTCTGCATGGCTACAAAGTTGAATCGTTACCGGCGTACAGTGTCGGTTATGTGTACCTACCTGCACTGATCGCGATTGCGTCTACTTCAATGCTCACTACACGTATTGGGGCGAGATTGGCGACATCCTTACCAACCCCTACCTTGAAAAAAATATTCGCCCTGTTTTTAATTTTCGTGGCTGGAACTATGTTGCTGTAA
- the rppH gene encoding RNA pyrophosphohydrolase produces MIDGDGYRLNVGIVICNSHGQVFWAKRYGQHSWQFPQGGIDDGETPEQAMYRELYEEVGLTKKDVKIVATSRHWLRYKLPKRLVRWDSKPVCIGQKQKWFLLRLDCDESRINMQRGSSPEFDGWRWVSYWYPVRQVVSFKRDVYRRAMKEFASMAMPFKERRTKGKRKHRRG; encoded by the coding sequence GTGATAGATGGCGACGGTTACCGCTTAAATGTCGGTATTGTAATCTGTAACAGCCATGGTCAGGTCTTCTGGGCAAAACGATACGGACAACACTCTTGGCAATTCCCACAAGGTGGAATTGATGATGGTGAAACCCCGGAGCAAGCGATGTATCGGGAGTTGTACGAAGAGGTAGGTCTCACTAAAAAAGACGTGAAAATCGTCGCGACGAGTCGCCATTGGTTAAGGTATAAACTGCCAAAGCGCTTAGTTCGTTGGGATTCAAAACCGGTTTGTATCGGCCAAAAACAGAAATGGTTTCTATTGCGTCTTGATTGCGACGAATCGCGCATCAACATGCAGCGTGGTAGTTCCCCTGAATTTGATGGTTGGCGTTGGGTGAGTTATTGGTATCCAGTCAGACAAGTGGTTTCTTTCAAGCGTGATGTGTATCGTCGAGCCATGAAAGAGTTTGCATCAATGGCAATGCCGTTCAAAGAGCGCAGAACAAAAGGCAAACGTAAGCACCGAAGAGGATAG
- the lgt gene encoding prolipoprotein diacylglyceryl transferase — MSQGYLTFPNIDPVLISLGPLSIRWYGLMYLVGFAFALWLANRRADQPGSGWTREQVSDLLFAGFLGVVIGGRVGYVLFYNFELFLQDPLYLFKVWTGGMSFHGGLLGVISAMFWYAKKNGRTFFGVADFIAPLVPFGLGMGRLGNFMNSELWGRVTDVPWAFVFPNGGPLPRHPSQLYEMVLEGIVLFFILNWFIKKPRPLGSVSGLFLAGYGTFRFLVEYVREPDAHLGLFGGFISMGQILSLPMVIVGILMMVWAYKRGHYKDELPQQAK; from the coding sequence ATGTCTCAAGGATATTTAACCTTTCCTAACATCGACCCGGTCTTGATTTCATTGGGTCCACTGTCCATTCGTTGGTATGGATTAATGTATTTAGTGGGTTTCGCTTTTGCCTTATGGCTGGCGAACCGACGCGCCGATCAACCAGGGAGTGGTTGGACGCGAGAACAAGTCTCTGATCTGTTGTTCGCTGGTTTCTTAGGCGTGGTGATTGGTGGCCGAGTCGGCTACGTTTTGTTTTATAACTTCGAGCTATTCCTGCAGGACCCGTTATACCTGTTTAAAGTTTGGACGGGGGGAATGTCTTTCCACGGTGGCCTGCTGGGTGTGATCAGCGCGATGTTCTGGTATGCAAAGAAGAACGGCAGAACCTTTTTTGGCGTGGCCGATTTTATCGCACCATTAGTGCCATTTGGTTTAGGCATGGGGCGTCTGGGTAACTTTATGAACAGCGAGCTATGGGGCAGGGTGACAGATGTGCCTTGGGCATTTGTGTTCCCAAATGGTGGGCCGCTGCCTCGTCACCCTTCACAGTTGTATGAAATGGTGCTCGAGGGCATTGTTCTCTTCTTCATCTTGAACTGGTTTATTAAAAAGCCACGTCCGCTTGGCTCTGTGTCGGGATTGTTCCTCGCGGGTTACGGAACCTTCCGTTTCCTTGTAGAATACGTGCGCGAGCCCGATGCTCACTTAGGCCTATTTGGCGGGTTTATCTCAATGGGACAAATTCTGTCGTTGCCTATGGTGATCGTTGGTATTTTGATGATGGTTTGGGCGTATAAGCGCGGCCATTACAAAGACGAGTTACCCCAACAAGCGAAGTAA
- a CDS encoding DUF6482 family protein, which produces MQKSQLDKWIHGHHKESYQPPKVFVISCSDLSQYLLAVEYKHKLEPIRVDDEPVHFDSLDQVKEELHRLGVERAYLRLHNAYDECGANDGPRYQDLELPVTTH; this is translated from the coding sequence ATGCAAAAAAGTCAGTTAGACAAGTGGATTCATGGTCATCATAAAGAGAGTTACCAGCCCCCTAAGGTTTTTGTGATCAGTTGCTCTGACTTGTCGCAATATCTGTTGGCCGTTGAGTACAAGCACAAACTCGAGCCAATACGTGTTGATGATGAGCCTGTTCATTTCGATTCTTTGGATCAAGTTAAAGAGGAGTTACATCGCTTGGGGGTAGAACGCGCCTATTTGAGGCTACATAACGCCTACGATGAATGTGGTGCCAATGATGGGCCTAGGTATCAGGATCTGGAGTTGCCGGTCACGACCCATTAA
- a CDS encoding DUF1127 domain-containing protein, with amino-acid sequence MSHSVYLKLATLLVKADLRRESREWQRKVRRSGYHIPWHNTHLLRDIGLEQDGRPMGISEPDSVKAERRVRHLRRVLSARIPT; translated from the coding sequence ATGAGTCATTCTGTATATTTAAAACTCGCCACACTACTCGTTAAAGCAGACTTACGCCGAGAAAGCCGCGAATGGCAACGTAAAGTGCGCCGTAGTGGGTATCACATTCCATGGCACAACACCCACTTACTAAGAGACATTGGTCTTGAACAAGATGGTCGACCAATGGGTATTTCAGAGCCTGACAGCGTCAAAGCTGAGCGTCGTGTGCGTCATCTGCGTCGAGTGTTAAGTGCGCGAATACCGACGTAA
- the mutH gene encoding DNA mismatch repair endonuclease MutH: MKSEPQSEQELLDRAIHIAGISFQELADEAGIPVPADLRRDKGWVGQLLEWHLGATAGSKPQQDFEQLGIELKTIPISYTGKPLETTFVCVAPLIGVHGLTWETSHVRNKLSRVLWVPVEGEREIPLAERRVGSPLIWSPDQDQEAQLKADWEELMEMIVLGRVEQINARHGEVLQLRPKAANGRVLTEAYGSSGKPIKTQPRGFYLRTQFTAQILEHNFI; this comes from the coding sequence ATGAAAAGCGAACCACAGTCAGAACAAGAGCTACTCGATCGAGCAATTCATATTGCTGGTATCAGTTTCCAAGAGTTGGCCGATGAAGCCGGCATTCCAGTACCCGCCGATTTACGCCGTGATAAAGGCTGGGTAGGACAATTACTTGAATGGCACCTAGGCGCAACGGCAGGAAGTAAGCCACAACAAGACTTCGAGCAGCTTGGCATCGAACTAAAAACCATCCCTATCAGCTACACTGGCAAGCCGCTGGAAACCACCTTTGTTTGTGTCGCTCCCTTGATTGGAGTTCACGGACTCACTTGGGAAACCAGTCATGTGCGCAATAAGCTGTCACGGGTTTTGTGGGTGCCGGTAGAGGGCGAGCGCGAAATCCCTTTAGCTGAACGACGAGTCGGATCGCCGCTTATCTGGTCGCCAGATCAAGACCAAGAGGCTCAGCTTAAAGCGGACTGGGAAGAGTTGATGGAAATGATCGTTCTAGGCCGTGTTGAACAGATCAACGCACGACATGGAGAAGTGTTGCAACTTAGGCCGAAAGCCGCCAATGGACGAGTGTTGACGGAAGCTTACGGCTCCAGCGGAAAACCCATAAAAACGCAGCCTCGAGGTTTCTATCTCAGAACTCAGTTCACAGCACAGATATTAGAACACAACTTCATTTAA
- a CDS encoding thymidylate synthase, translating to MKQYLDLCQRIVDQGKWVENERTGKRCLTVINADLIYDVAHNQFPLVTTRKSFWKAAVAELLGYIRGYDNAEDFRKLGTKTWDANANLNQAWLNNPYRKGEDDMGRVYGVQGRAWAKPDGGHIDQLRKIVDDLTRGVDDRGEILNFYNPGEFHMGCLRPCMYSHHFSLLDDTLYLNSTQRSCDVPLGLNFNMVQVYVFLAIMAQITGKKPGQAYHKIVNAHIYEDQLELMRDVQLKREPLKAPTFHINPEIKSLEDLETWVTLDDFWVEGYQHHDAIQYPFSV from the coding sequence GTGAAACAGTATTTAGATCTCTGTCAGCGTATCGTTGATCAAGGTAAGTGGGTTGAGAACGAACGAACTGGCAAGCGTTGCCTGACGGTTATCAATGCGGATCTTATCTATGATGTGGCCCACAACCAGTTTCCATTGGTCACCACGCGCAAAAGCTTTTGGAAAGCCGCGGTCGCTGAGTTGCTTGGGTATATTCGTGGCTACGACAATGCTGAAGATTTTCGCAAGTTAGGTACAAAAACTTGGGATGCCAATGCCAACCTCAATCAGGCTTGGTTGAACAACCCATACCGCAAGGGCGAAGACGATATGGGGCGGGTGTATGGCGTTCAAGGTCGAGCTTGGGCCAAGCCGGATGGTGGTCATATCGATCAGCTACGTAAGATTGTCGACGATTTGACCCGCGGCGTTGATGACCGTGGTGAGATCTTAAACTTCTACAACCCTGGTGAGTTTCACATGGGATGCTTAAGACCTTGCATGTACAGCCACCACTTTTCGCTGCTAGACGACACACTGTACCTAAACAGCACCCAACGCTCTTGTGATGTGCCGTTAGGACTAAACTTTAATATGGTTCAAGTGTATGTGTTCTTGGCGATTATGGCGCAAATTACCGGCAAGAAGCCTGGTCAGGCGTACCACAAGATTGTCAATGCACATATCTATGAAGATCAACTTGAGCTGATGCGAGATGTTCAACTTAAACGTGAGCCTCTTAAAGCGCCAACGTTCCACATCAATCCTGAGATTAAGTCATTAGAAGATTTGGAAACCTGGGTGACACTGGATGACTTCTGGGTAGAGGGATACCAGCACCACGACGCGATTCAGTATCCGTTTTCGGTTTAA